One genomic region from Marinobacter szutsaonensis encodes:
- the miaB gene encoding tRNA (N6-isopentenyl adenosine(37)-C2)-methylthiotransferase MiaB: MAKKLYIKTHGCQMNEYDSARMADLLKTGEAVEMTDSPDDADILLLNTCSIREKAQEKVFHQLGRWKGLKSKKPDLIIGVGGCVASQEGQAIIDRAPYVDMVFGPQTLHRLPDMITEIKTKGNGVGVVDVSFPEIEKFDNLPEPGANGPSAFVSIMEGCSKYCTFCVVPYTRGEEVSRPVDDVIAEVAHLAGQGVREVNLLGQNVNAYRGETHDGDVMDLAELIELIATIDGIDRIRYTTSHPVEFSDALIDVYEKVPELVSHLHLPVQSGSDRILAAMKRGHTALEYKSKLRRLRKIRPDISFSSDFIVGFPGETDKDFEDTMKLINDIGFDVSFSFVYSARPGTPASDLPDDTPMDVKKERLAILQQRINQQAMDISRKMVGTTQRILVTGLSKKDPGEYAGRTENNRIVNFRHENPEVVGNFIDVEIVEAYPNSLRGVPVGSELH, encoded by the coding sequence ATGGCCAAAAAGCTGTACATCAAAACCCACGGCTGTCAGATGAACGAGTACGACTCTGCCCGCATGGCGGACCTGCTCAAAACCGGTGAAGCGGTCGAAATGACCGACAGCCCGGACGACGCCGACATCCTGCTGCTGAACACCTGCTCCATCCGGGAAAAAGCCCAGGAAAAGGTATTCCACCAGCTTGGCCGCTGGAAAGGCCTGAAGAGCAAAAAGCCTGACCTGATCATCGGTGTTGGTGGCTGCGTGGCTTCCCAGGAAGGCCAGGCCATCATTGACCGGGCCCCATACGTGGATATGGTCTTCGGCCCGCAGACCCTGCACCGCCTGCCGGACATGATCACCGAGATCAAAACCAAGGGTAACGGCGTCGGCGTGGTGGACGTCAGCTTCCCGGAAATCGAGAAGTTTGACAATCTCCCGGAGCCAGGCGCCAACGGGCCGTCCGCGTTTGTCTCCATCATGGAAGGCTGCAGCAAATACTGTACCTTCTGCGTGGTGCCCTACACCCGCGGCGAAGAAGTCAGCCGCCCGGTAGATGACGTAATCGCCGAAGTCGCCCACCTGGCCGGCCAGGGTGTTCGGGAAGTGAACCTGCTGGGCCAGAACGTCAACGCCTATCGCGGCGAGACCCACGACGGCGACGTCATGGACCTGGCCGAACTGATCGAACTGATCGCCACCATCGACGGCATCGACCGCATCCGCTACACCACCTCCCACCCGGTGGAGTTCTCGGATGCCCTGATCGACGTCTACGAGAAAGTGCCGGAACTGGTCAGCCACCTGCACTTGCCGGTCCAGAGCGGTTCCGACCGCATCCTGGCAGCCATGAAGCGCGGCCATACGGCCCTGGAGTATAAATCCAAGCTCCGCCGCCTGCGCAAGATACGTCCGGACATCAGCTTCTCCTCGGACTTCATCGTGGGATTCCCGGGTGAGACCGACAAGGACTTCGAGGACACCATGAAGCTGATCAATGACATCGGCTTCGACGTCTCATTCAGCTTCGTCTACAGCGCGCGCCCGGGCACCCCGGCCTCCGACCTGCCGGACGACACGCCCATGGACGTGAAGAAGGAGCGCCTGGCGATCCTGCAGCAGCGGATCAACCAGCAAGCGATGGACATCAGCCGCAAGATGGTGGGCACCACGCAGCGGATTCTGGTGACCGGCCTGTCCAAGAAAGACCCCGGGGAGTATGCGGGGCGCACGGAGAACAATCGGATTGTGAACTTCCGGCATGAGAATCCGGAAGTGGTCGGGAACTTTATTGACGTGGAGATTGTGGAGGCTTATCCCAATTCTCTGCGGGGTGTGCCTGTGGGCTCGGAGTTGCATTAG
- a CDS encoding transporter associated domain-containing protein — protein MSDDQSSRSQGSKSWLERISQAFSSGPESVEDVLEILRDAESQNIIDVDAMSIIEGAMQVIDMRVDEIMIPRSQMVTVKASQEPKEFLGEIISSAHSRFPVIGDSQDDVIGILLAKDLLPLAMNNELNWNRIREILRPPNFVPESKRLNQLLKEFKENRNHMAIVVDEYGGTAGLITIEDVLEQIVGEIEDEHDFDEETNIKARGDGSFAVKAVTPVDDFNEFFQTELDEEEFDTIGGVVLKEFGHLPRRGETVEFGGLQFTIANADNRVIRLLQVNRSEQ, from the coding sequence ATGAGCGACGATCAGTCGAGTCGCAGTCAGGGCAGCAAGTCCTGGCTGGAGCGTATATCACAGGCCTTCTCCAGCGGGCCTGAGTCCGTCGAGGACGTGCTGGAAATCCTGCGGGACGCGGAGTCCCAGAACATCATCGATGTCGATGCCATGAGCATCATCGAAGGTGCCATGCAGGTGATCGACATGCGGGTCGATGAAATCATGATCCCCCGCTCCCAGATGGTCACCGTGAAAGCCTCCCAGGAGCCAAAGGAATTCCTCGGAGAAATCATTTCTTCTGCCCACAGCCGTTTTCCGGTCATCGGCGACAGCCAGGATGATGTGATCGGCATCCTGTTGGCCAAGGACCTGCTGCCTCTGGCCATGAACAACGAACTGAACTGGAACCGCATCCGCGAGATCCTGCGCCCGCCCAATTTCGTGCCCGAGAGCAAGCGTCTGAACCAGTTGCTCAAGGAGTTCAAGGAAAACCGCAACCACATGGCCATCGTGGTGGACGAGTACGGCGGCACTGCCGGCCTGATCACCATCGAGGACGTGCTGGAGCAGATCGTTGGCGAAATCGAGGACGAACACGACTTCGATGAAGAGACCAACATCAAGGCCCGGGGCGATGGCTCCTTTGCGGTCAAGGCAGTTACGCCGGTGGATGATTTCAACGAATTCTTCCAGACGGAACTGGACGAGGAAGAGTTCGATACCATCGGTGGCGTGGTTCTCAAAGAATTCGGTCACCTGCCCAGACGCGGTGAAACGGTTGAATTCGGTGGCTTGCAGTTTACTATTGCCAACGCCGATAACCGTGTCATTCGTCTGTTGCAGGTAAACCGAAGTGAGCAGTAA
- the ybeY gene encoding rRNA maturation RNase YbeY: protein MSELTVDFQNVYEGEGVPDEALFQRWAQAAWLDEHPSEVTIRIVGALESQELNHEYRGKDKPTNVLSFPFEPPAGITVPLAGDLVICAPVVEKEAGEQHKTVEAHWAHMVVHGMLHLQGYDHIEDEDAEVMEGLEIRLLKQLGYDNPYEAEETEQDS, encoded by the coding sequence GTGAGCGAGCTGACGGTTGATTTCCAGAACGTTTATGAGGGCGAGGGCGTGCCTGACGAGGCCCTGTTCCAGAGATGGGCACAGGCGGCCTGGCTGGACGAGCATCCGTCCGAGGTGACGATCCGTATAGTTGGCGCCCTTGAGAGCCAAGAGCTGAATCACGAGTATCGTGGCAAGGACAAACCGACCAATGTATTGTCCTTCCCATTTGAGCCGCCAGCGGGTATAACGGTCCCATTGGCGGGAGATCTCGTTATTTGTGCGCCGGTTGTTGAAAAAGAGGCTGGCGAACAGCATAAAACGGTCGAAGCACACTGGGCCCATATGGTGGTGCACGGCATGTTGCACCTGCAGGGCTATGATCATATCGAAGATGAAGATGCCGAGGTCATGGAAGGCCTCGAGATCCGGCTGCTGAAACAGCTCGGATACGATAACCCTTACGAAGCAGAGGAAACGGAACAAGACTCATGA
- a CDS encoding PhoH family protein has protein sequence MNTHDTRQFDLHPVDQRRLGTLCGQFDENLKMIEKRLQVKVGRRGHHFRVEGETEHVAAAVEVIRHLYRETEATDDIPPDTVHLFIRETGIERLPDDVPYDEGQVTVIKTPKLTAKPRGRNQQKYVHNIRTHDLNFGIGPAGTGKTWLAVACAVEALKDEQVKRILLVRPAVEAGEKLGFLPGDLAQKVDPYLRPLYDALYEMLGFDQVTRLIEKSVIEIAPLAFMRGRTLNNSFIILDESQNTTREQMKMFLTRIGFGSTAVITGDTTQVDLPRGQNSGLIHAANVLSKVSGIGFTRFDAKDVVRHPLVQRIVEAYDSFDDGSATGQ, from the coding sequence TTGAACACACACGACACCAGACAATTCGACCTGCACCCGGTAGACCAACGCCGCTTGGGGACCCTGTGCGGCCAGTTCGATGAAAACCTGAAGATGATCGAGAAACGCCTTCAGGTAAAAGTTGGCCGCCGGGGCCATCATTTCCGCGTCGAGGGCGAGACCGAGCATGTGGCCGCCGCGGTTGAGGTCATCCGCCACCTGTACCGGGAAACCGAGGCTACCGACGATATCCCGCCGGATACTGTGCACCTGTTCATCCGGGAGACCGGCATCGAACGCCTCCCCGATGACGTGCCTTACGACGAAGGCCAGGTCACGGTCATCAAGACCCCCAAGCTGACCGCCAAACCCCGGGGCCGGAACCAGCAGAAGTACGTGCACAACATCCGCACCCACGATCTCAACTTCGGTATCGGCCCGGCCGGTACCGGCAAGACCTGGCTGGCGGTAGCCTGTGCGGTGGAAGCGCTGAAGGACGAGCAGGTCAAGCGCATCCTGCTGGTTCGTCCGGCGGTGGAAGCCGGTGAAAAGCTGGGCTTCCTGCCCGGGGACCTGGCCCAGAAAGTGGATCCATACCTGCGCCCACTCTACGACGCCCTCTATGAAATGCTGGGATTCGACCAGGTCACCCGCCTGATCGAGAAGAGCGTGATCGAGATTGCGCCGCTCGCCTTCATGCGCGGCCGGACCCTGAACAATTCGTTCATCATCCTGGATGAGAGTCAGAACACTACCAGGGAACAGATGAAGATGTTCCTGACCCGGATCGGTTTTGGGTCCACGGCGGTGATTACCGGGGATACCACCCAGGTGGACCTGCCCCGCGGCCAGAATTCCGGGCTGATCCATGCCGCCAACGTGCTGAGCAAGGTGTCCGGTATCGGTTTCACCCGCTTTGATGCCAAGGACGTGGTCCGCCACCCGCTGGTGCAGCGGATTGTCGAGGCTTACGATTCCTTTGATGACGGGAGTGCCACAGGCCAGTGA
- the leuS gene encoding leucine--tRNA ligase, with the protein MDEQYNPREVEQTAREFWEKNETFKVTEEPGKPKYYCLSMFPYPSGKLHMGHVRNYTIGDVISRYQRMQGKNVMQPMGWDAFGLPAENAAIANKTAPAKWTRSNIDYMKKQLKQLGFGYDWSRELATCDPDYYCWEQWFFARLYEKGLVYKKMSTVNWDPVDQTVLANEQVVDGRGWRSGALVEQKKIPQWFIRITDYAEELLNDLEDMEGWPEQVKTMQRNWIGKSEGTELTFPLKDRDEGLTVYTTRPDTLMGVSYMAVAAEHPLAKEAAERHRDVAAFVDECRNSKVAEAELATMEKKGIDTGFKAIHPLTQEEIPVWIANFVLMDYGTGALMAVPGHDERDHEFALKYRLPIKQVIAARDGREIDVQEKAFTEKGTLVSSGKYSGLTSEEAFDEIAKHLEDNGIGKRTVNYRLRDWGVSRQRYWGAPIPMMTLEDGTEMPVPDDRLPVRLPEDVEMDGVQSPIKADPEWCKTEYNGQPATLETDTFDTFMESSWYYARFCSPNYDKGMLDPAAANYWLPVDQYIGGIEHAILHLLYARFFHKLLRDVGLVDSSEPFKRLLTQGMVLAETYYRNDENGGKTWFNPADVTVERDSKGQVVRAVLASDGEPVEIGGVTKMSKSKNNGIDPQAIIDEFGADTVRLFMMFAAPPEQSLEWSDSGVEGAHRFLKRLWRMVNEHTVGGPAPAVDVAALNDAQKDLRRKTHETIAKVSDDISRRLTFNTAIAAVMELLNEVGKLGDDEPQSRAVRQEALDTAVLVLSPIVPHICHQLWQSLGHEEPVVQASWPEADEKAMVRSQIQVVLQVNGKVRAKEDVPADIAKADLQKLALENENVMRFTEGKTVRKVIVVPGKLVNVVAN; encoded by the coding sequence ATGGACGAGCAATATAACCCACGTGAAGTAGAACAGACCGCCCGCGAATTCTGGGAGAAGAACGAAACCTTCAAGGTGACGGAAGAGCCGGGCAAGCCCAAGTACTACTGCCTCTCCATGTTCCCCTACCCCAGCGGCAAGCTGCACATGGGCCACGTCCGCAACTACACCATCGGCGACGTGATTTCCCGCTACCAGCGCATGCAGGGCAAGAACGTCATGCAGCCCATGGGTTGGGATGCCTTCGGTCTGCCCGCCGAGAACGCCGCCATTGCCAACAAGACCGCGCCGGCCAAGTGGACCCGTTCCAATATTGACTACATGAAAAAGCAGCTCAAGCAGCTGGGCTTCGGGTATGACTGGAGCCGGGAGCTGGCCACCTGTGATCCGGACTACTACTGCTGGGAGCAGTGGTTCTTTGCCCGTCTGTATGAAAAGGGCCTGGTGTACAAGAAGATGTCCACCGTGAACTGGGACCCGGTGGACCAGACCGTGCTGGCCAACGAGCAGGTGGTTGATGGCCGGGGCTGGCGCTCAGGTGCGCTGGTGGAGCAGAAGAAGATTCCCCAGTGGTTCATCCGCATTACCGATTATGCCGAGGAATTGCTGAACGATCTGGAAGACATGGAAGGCTGGCCCGAGCAGGTCAAGACCATGCAACGGAACTGGATCGGCAAGTCCGAGGGTACCGAACTGACCTTCCCGCTGAAGGATCGTGATGAAGGTCTGACGGTCTACACCACCCGCCCGGACACCCTGATGGGCGTCAGTTACATGGCGGTTGCCGCCGAGCATCCGCTGGCGAAAGAGGCGGCGGAGCGTCACCGTGATGTCGCCGCGTTCGTGGATGAGTGCCGCAACAGCAAGGTGGCCGAGGCCGAGCTGGCCACCATGGAGAAAAAAGGCATCGATACCGGCTTCAAGGCCATCCACCCGCTGACCCAGGAAGAGATCCCGGTCTGGATCGCCAACTTCGTGCTGATGGACTACGGCACCGGCGCCCTGATGGCGGTTCCGGGCCATGACGAGCGGGACCACGAGTTCGCCCTGAAATACCGTCTGCCGATCAAGCAGGTCATTGCCGCCCGGGATGGTCGAGAGATCGATGTCCAGGAGAAGGCCTTTACCGAGAAGGGCACCCTGGTGTCTTCCGGCAAGTACAGCGGGCTGACCAGCGAGGAAGCCTTCGACGAGATCGCGAAACACCTGGAAGACAACGGCATCGGCAAGCGCACCGTCAATTACCGTCTGCGTGACTGGGGCGTGTCCCGCCAGCGGTACTGGGGCGCGCCGATCCCGATGATGACACTGGAAGACGGTACCGAAATGCCGGTGCCCGATGACCGCCTGCCGGTTCGCCTGCCGGAAGACGTGGAAATGGACGGTGTCCAGTCCCCGATCAAGGCCGATCCGGAGTGGTGCAAGACCGAATACAATGGTCAGCCGGCCACCCTGGAGACAGATACCTTCGACACCTTCATGGAGTCGTCCTGGTATTACGCCCGGTTCTGCAGCCCCAACTACGACAAGGGCATGCTCGACCCGGCGGCGGCCAACTACTGGCTGCCGGTTGACCAGTACATTGGCGGTATCGAGCACGCCATCCTGCACCTGCTGTATGCCCGCTTCTTCCACAAGCTGCTGCGGGATGTGGGCCTGGTGGACAGCTCCGAGCCGTTCAAGCGTCTGCTGACCCAGGGCATGGTGCTGGCCGAGACCTACTACCGTAACGACGAGAACGGTGGCAAGACCTGGTTCAATCCGGCGGATGTCACCGTTGAGCGGGACAGCAAGGGCCAGGTGGTCCGTGCGGTTCTGGCTTCGGACGGTGAGCCGGTGGAGATCGGTGGCGTCACCAAGATGTCCAAGTCCAAGAACAACGGCATCGACCCACAGGCCATCATTGACGAATTCGGCGCCGACACCGTGCGCCTGTTCATGATGTTCGCAGCCCCGCCGGAGCAGTCCCTGGAATGGTCCGACAGCGGCGTCGAGGGTGCCCACCGGTTCCTGAAGCGCCTGTGGCGGATGGTGAACGAGCACACCGTCGGTGGCCCGGCTCCGGCTGTGGACGTGGCAGCATTGAACGACGCCCAGAAAGACCTGCGCCGCAAGACCCACGAGACCATTGCCAAGGTCAGTGACGACATCAGTCGCCGTCTGACCTTCAACACCGCCATCGCTGCCGTGATGGAGCTGCTGAACGAAGTCGGCAAGCTGGGTGATGACGAGCCCCAGAGCCGCGCGGTTCGCCAGGAAGCCCTGGACACTGCGGTTCTGGTCCTCTCTCCGATCGTTCCGCACATCTGCCATCAGCTCTGGCAGAGTCTGGGGCACGAGGAGCCGGTGGTCCAGGCGTCCTGGCCGGAAGCGGATGAGAAGGCGATGGTCCGCAGTCAGATCCAGGTGGTGCTGCAGGTCAACGGCAAGGTCCGGGCCAAGGAAGACGTTCCGGCGGATATTGCCAAGGCGGATCTGCAAAAGCTGGCGCTGGAGAACGAGAACGTTATGCGCTTTACCGAGGGCAAGACCGTTCGCAAGGTGATCGTGGTCCCCGGCAAGCTGGTGAACGTGGTGGCCAACTGA
- a CDS encoding zinc ribbon-containing protein: MTEPERNHLSGKALEVYDRMLERVQTRMKELQETSLDTLEEEIQKAVEFEYELEEMTREEADLLGAYLERDLKHLMHFVDETGEGLKEWLQLDISLLEHQLADSLLSVADQTRVETLELNQKLENDDAGHYISGEVATAGMFRCLNCSHMRCLTATSHLEPCEACGSHYYERVTSRWPQKAE; encoded by the coding sequence ATGACAGAACCAGAACGGAACCATCTATCAGGCAAGGCCCTCGAGGTCTACGACCGGATGCTCGAGCGGGTGCAGACCCGCATGAAGGAACTCCAGGAAACCTCCCTGGACACCCTCGAGGAGGAAATCCAGAAAGCCGTCGAATTCGAGTACGAACTGGAAGAAATGACCCGGGAAGAGGCCGACCTCCTGGGCGCCTACCTGGAGCGGGACCTGAAACACCTGATGCACTTCGTGGACGAGACCGGCGAAGGCCTGAAAGAGTGGTTGCAGCTGGACATCTCCCTGCTGGAGCACCAGCTGGCAGACAGCCTGCTGTCAGTGGCCGACCAGACCCGGGTCGAAACCCTGGAGCTGAACCAGAAACTGGAAAACGATGACGCCGGTCACTACATCTCCGGCGAGGTGGCCACCGCGGGCATGTTCCGGTGTCTGAACTGCAGCCACATGCGCTGCCTGACCGCGACCAGTCATCTGGAGCCGTGTGAGGCCTGTGGCTCGCATTACTATGAGCGGGTGACCAGCCGGTGGCCGCAGAAGGCGGAGTAG
- the trmH gene encoding tRNA (guanosine(18)-2'-O)-methyltransferase TrmH has translation MTPERLARIKQTLNTRQPDLRVLTDQVHKPRNLSAIIRSCDAFGLANMHVVWPKEGFRAFRKTAGGSYNWVTTHTHPTMDDALADLKAQGHKLYAAQLSDRAVDFREVDYTVPCTIIMGNEVDGVSSSAADQADEHIVIPMMGMVESLNVSSACAIILSEAQRQRKLAGMFEQRRLPDEEYNRLLFCWCQPTVKRYCDDRNLPYPPIDPETGELVDGVGWMKEVRKQRHPHLA, from the coding sequence ATGACTCCCGAACGCCTCGCCCGAATCAAACAAACCCTCAACACCCGCCAACCGGATCTTCGTGTCCTGACCGACCAGGTCCATAAACCCCGGAACCTGTCGGCGATCATCCGCTCCTGCGACGCGTTTGGCCTGGCCAACATGCACGTGGTGTGGCCGAAGGAGGGCTTTCGGGCGTTCCGGAAAACCGCCGGTGGCAGTTACAACTGGGTGACCACCCACACCCATCCGACGATGGACGATGCCTTGGCTGACCTGAAAGCGCAGGGGCACAAGCTTTATGCGGCCCAGTTATCGGACCGGGCAGTGGATTTCCGGGAGGTGGACTACACGGTGCCCTGTACCATCATCATGGGCAACGAGGTGGATGGAGTCAGTTCATCCGCGGCGGATCAGGCGGATGAGCATATTGTGATTCCGATGATGGGAATGGTGGAGTCCCTGAACGTGTCCTCCGCCTGCGCCATCATCCTCTCCGAGGCCCAGCGGCAGCGGAAGCTGGCGGGGATGTTTGAGCAGCGGCGGCTGCCGGATGAGGAGTACAACCGTCTGCTGTTCTGCTGGTGTCAGCCGACAGTGAAGCGCTACTGCGATGACCGCAACCTGCCTTACCCGCCCATCGATCCGGAGACCGGGGAGCTGGTTGACGGGGTGGGGTGGATGAAGGAAGTGCGGAAGCAGCGGCACCCGCATTTGGCTTGA
- the lnt gene encoding apolipoprotein N-acyltransferase, which yields MSSNATRTTLSTPLNGIPWLGALTLIVAGALQTLTFAPFNLWWLGPVSVFLILLVTIPAAPGQLLRAGWFTGLGLFATGASWVYISISEHGNTSIPIAILLTVLFVMGLALFHALAFWFWGKLAKESAVRRLILFPAIWILGDWLRGWLLTGFPWLYLGTAHTDGPLAGLAPLTGVHGVSFWVTVTGVAAYAAGWLFLRQRRTMAGLTLALALIPWIAAPAMNRIEWTEVSEQPTTFAAMQGNIPQQVKWDPDFLRDQIVTYLTLTEDHWDTDLILWPETAIPITQDQAGKIIEHIDGELGENSTLITGIPWYGFSDRIEDFTYHNSIMAIGNGGGMYHKQKLVPFGEYVPLQSMLRGLIGFFDLPMSSFSKGPEWQEPLTANGINVMPFICYEVAYPDFVAFNSRGAGLLLTISNDGWFGDSIGPLQHLQIARMRALETGRYMLRGTNNGVTSIINEKGQITTRIPQFERATLTGEVFTATGSTPYMQTGSWPVLTLAAILVVFVRERVIPKSSA from the coding sequence GTGAGCAGTAACGCCACCCGCACCACCCTGAGTACCCCGCTGAACGGCATTCCCTGGCTGGGCGCCCTCACCCTCATTGTTGCGGGTGCCCTCCAGACCCTGACCTTCGCACCCTTCAATCTGTGGTGGTTGGGGCCGGTGTCGGTATTCCTGATTCTCCTGGTCACCATTCCTGCCGCCCCCGGCCAACTGCTCCGGGCCGGCTGGTTTACCGGTCTCGGGCTGTTCGCCACCGGTGCCAGCTGGGTTTACATCAGCATCAGTGAGCACGGTAACACCTCCATTCCGATCGCCATCCTGCTTACCGTGCTGTTTGTCATGGGTCTGGCGCTGTTCCACGCCCTGGCGTTCTGGTTCTGGGGCAAGCTGGCCAAAGAGAGCGCGGTACGCCGGCTAATCCTGTTTCCCGCTATCTGGATCCTTGGCGACTGGCTGCGCGGCTGGCTGCTGACCGGTTTTCCCTGGCTGTACCTGGGCACCGCCCACACCGATGGCCCCCTCGCCGGGCTAGCGCCTCTGACCGGCGTGCACGGGGTTAGCTTCTGGGTGACCGTCACCGGCGTTGCCGCCTATGCCGCCGGCTGGCTGTTCCTGCGTCAGCGCCGGACAATGGCCGGACTGACCCTGGCCCTGGCCCTGATACCCTGGATCGCCGCTCCGGCCATGAACCGGATCGAGTGGACCGAGGTCAGCGAGCAACCCACCACATTCGCCGCCATGCAGGGCAACATCCCGCAACAGGTGAAGTGGGACCCGGATTTCCTGAGGGACCAGATCGTCACCTACCTGACCCTGACCGAAGATCACTGGGACACCGACCTGATTCTCTGGCCGGAGACCGCAATCCCGATCACCCAGGACCAGGCCGGCAAGATCATCGAGCATATTGACGGGGAGCTGGGAGAAAACAGCACCCTGATCACCGGCATTCCCTGGTATGGCTTCAGTGACCGGATCGAGGATTTCACCTACCACAACAGCATCATGGCCATCGGCAACGGTGGTGGCATGTACCACAAGCAGAAGCTGGTGCCCTTTGGCGAATACGTGCCGCTGCAGAGTATGCTCCGTGGTCTGATCGGTTTCTTCGACCTGCCCATGAGCAGCTTCAGCAAGGGCCCCGAATGGCAGGAGCCACTGACAGCCAACGGCATCAACGTGATGCCCTTCATCTGCTACGAAGTCGCCTACCCGGATTTCGTCGCCTTCAACAGCCGCGGCGCCGGCCTGCTGCTGACCATTAGCAACGACGGCTGGTTCGGCGATTCCATCGGCCCCCTGCAACACCTCCAGATCGCCCGCATGCGCGCCCTGGAGACCGGCCGCTACATGCTGCGCGGCACCAATAACGGGGTCACTTCGATCATCAACGAGAAGGGCCAGATCACCACCCGGATTCCTCAGTTCGAGCGGGCGACGCTGACCGGGGAGGTGTTTACCGCCACGGGGAGCACGCCGTATATGCAGACGGGGTCGTGGCCGGTGCTGACGCTGGCGGCGATTCTGGTTGTATTTGTGCGGGAGCGGGTGATTCCCAAGAGCTCGGCCTGA